GTTGCCGCGAAACTGAATGCCGCGAACGCCGATAAGCTCGCGCAGGCGCAGGTCCGCGCCGCGAAACTCGGCGCGCTGCAGAGCACCGTCGGCGCGTACACGGCGCTGCTCGAAGCGCAGGAGAACGTCGAACTCCAGACCCTGCAGGTGCAGGTGGACACCAAGGGCGTGCAGGTCACGCAGGTGAAACTCGGCATCGGGAACGCCACCACCCTGGACGTCACGAACGCGCAGAACACCCTGGCCGCCAGCACCCAGACCCTCGCCGACGCCCGCGCGCAGCTGAACCTCGCCGCCGCGAAACTCGGCACCCTGACCGGCCTGGGGGGCAGCGTCCGCGCCGGGAGTGCCATCACCGCGCCCAAACTGAGCGTCACGCTCGCCAGCCTCCAGGGCGGACTGGACCGGCTGACCAGCCTGGTCGGCGCCGCGAACGACGTTGCCAGCGCCGCGCTGAACGTGAAACTCGCCGACAACGACTTCACGCCCGCCCGGACCCTCCAGGACGCGAAAACGGCCCTGGCGAACGCGCAACGCAGCCAGGACAGCGCCGAGAAGACGGCCGGGCAGACCCTCGCCAGCGCGTACCAGGCGGCGCAGAACGCCTACGAACTCCAGCAGGTCGCCATGAACCGCGAGGCCGCCGCGCAGAAGACCTACACGCAGGACAGCGCCCGCCTGAAGAGTGGCACGATCAGCGCCGTCGAACTCCAGAGCACCCAGCTGACCCTGAAGAAAGCCCAGTACAGCCGCCTGCAGGCGCAGAACAACGTCACCGAGGCCCTCGCGGCCCTGTCGGTCGCCGCCGGGCAGAACCTCACCGGCATCGGAGGCGCGCTGTGACCACCACTTCCATTCCCCGGCCCGCCGCGCCGCGCCGCCGCTGGCCGTGGGTGCTGGGCGCCCTCCTGCTGGTCGGCGCCGCCACCGGAGGCGTCCTGTACACCCGCAGCCACAGCGCGCAGACCGCGACCGTCACCGCCACGACCAGCACCAGCCGCGCGCAGCAGGGCGTCGTCCGGGTGTCCGTCAGCGGCCCCGGCACGCTGGAAGCCGCGCAGACCCGCACGGTCGGCGCGGACCTGACCGCCACCGTCGGCGCGGTGCCCGCCGTCGGCGAACGCGTCACCAGGGGGCAGCTGATCACCACCCTGAGCAGCGACACCGTCGAGCAGAACGTCCAGTCGGCGCAGCTGAACCTCGACAAGGCCCGCGCCAGCCTGGACGCGGCGCGCGCCAGTCAGGCCAGCAGCGCCGCGCAGCGCGCCAGCAGCGTCGTCAGCGCGCGGGGCAGCGTGACGCAGGCCGAGCAGACCCTCGCCGACGCGCAGCGCACCCTCAGCGGGCAGCGGCAGCTCGCGGGCATCGGGGCACTCAGCGCCTCCGCGCTGGCCGACGCGCAGTCCGCCGTCACCAAGG
The DNA window shown above is from Deinococcus sedimenti and carries:
- a CDS encoding TolC family protein → MTHTRRLFTLSLGLALAAPAAHAQSTLSAGSAVSAALTTSSDVKTSQANLDKAQAASRAAQADPSTLVAAKLNAANADKLAQAQVRAAKLGALQSTVGAYTALLEAQENVELQTLQVQVDTKGVQVTQVKLGIGNATTLDVTNAQNTLAASTQTLADARAQLNLAAAKLGTLTGLGGSVRAGSAITAPKLSVTLASLQGGLDRLTSLVGAANDVASAALNVKLADNDFTPARTLQDAKTALANAQRSQDSAEKTAGQTLASAYQAAQNAYELQQVAMNREAAAQKTYTQDSARLKSGTISAVELQSTQLTLKKAQYSRLQAQNNVTEALAALSVAAGQNLTGIGGAL